From a single Micromonospora sp. WMMD1102 genomic region:
- a CDS encoding response regulator transcription factor codes for MVVDDHPMWREGVARDLTEAGYQVVATTGEGRQAVRVAPATRPDVVVLDLQLPDVSGVEVLRALLAELPGVRVLMLSASGEQQDVLDAVKAGATGYLLKSAGPAEFLDAVRRTAAGDAVFTPGLAGLVLGEYRRIAAAPAPPGDSLPRLTDRETEVLRLVAKGMSYKQIAGRLGLSHRTVQNHVQNTLGKLQLHNRVELTRYAIEQGLDG; via the coding sequence ATGGTGGTCGACGACCATCCGATGTGGAGGGAAGGGGTGGCCCGCGACCTCACCGAGGCCGGCTACCAGGTCGTCGCCACCACCGGCGAGGGGCGGCAGGCTGTCCGGGTGGCCCCGGCAACCCGGCCCGACGTCGTCGTACTCGACCTGCAACTGCCGGACGTCTCCGGCGTGGAGGTGCTCCGGGCGCTGCTCGCCGAACTGCCCGGGGTGCGGGTGCTGATGCTCTCGGCCAGCGGCGAACAGCAGGACGTGCTGGACGCGGTCAAGGCCGGGGCCACCGGCTACCTGCTCAAGTCGGCCGGGCCGGCGGAGTTCCTGGACGCGGTACGGCGTACCGCGGCCGGTGACGCGGTCTTCACCCCGGGGCTGGCCGGGCTGGTGCTCGGGGAGTACCGGCGGATCGCCGCCGCGCCGGCACCGCCCGGTGACTCCCTGCCCCGACTCACCGACCGGGAGACCGAGGTGCTCCGGCTGGTCGCCAAGGGGATGTCCTACAAGCAGATCGCCGGCCGGCTCGGGCTGTCCCACCGTACGGTGCAGAACCACGTGCAGAACACGCTCGGCAAGCTGCAACTGCACAACCGGGTGGAACTCACCCGCTACGCCATCGAGCAGGGGCTCGACGGGTGA
- the hisN gene encoding histidinol-phosphatase, producing the protein MARHADDLSLAHMLADTADSISMARFRALDLHVEAKPDLTPVTDADTAVEKALRATLARTRPRDGVLGEEYGASGPAAGAGTRQWVIDPIDGTKNFVRGVPIWATLISLMEGDTPVVGLVSAPALGRRWWAATGLGAYAGRHQAAATPIRVSGVGRLADASFCYSSLNGWEETGRLDPVLDIIRTVWRSRAYGDFYGYMLLAEGAVDAMVEPELSLWDLAALIPIVTEAGGTFTDLHGRPGPGGGSAVASNGKLHQDLLDRLG; encoded by the coding sequence ATGGCCCGGCACGCGGACGACCTGTCTCTGGCGCACATGCTCGCCGACACCGCCGACTCGATCTCGATGGCCCGGTTCCGGGCCCTGGACCTGCACGTCGAGGCGAAACCGGACCTGACCCCGGTCACCGACGCGGACACCGCGGTGGAGAAGGCGCTCCGGGCCACCCTGGCCCGCACCCGGCCCCGGGACGGCGTGCTCGGCGAGGAGTACGGCGCCTCCGGCCCGGCAGCCGGAGCCGGCACCCGGCAGTGGGTGATCGACCCGATCGACGGCACCAAGAACTTCGTCCGGGGCGTGCCGATCTGGGCCACCCTGATCTCGCTGATGGAGGGCGACACCCCGGTCGTCGGGCTGGTCTCCGCACCGGCCCTGGGCCGCCGCTGGTGGGCGGCGACCGGACTCGGGGCGTACGCCGGCCGGCACCAGGCCGCGGCCACCCCGATCCGGGTCTCGGGGGTCGGCCGGCTCGCCGACGCCAGCTTCTGTTACTCGTCGCTGAACGGGTGGGAGGAGACCGGCCGGCTCGACCCGGTGCTGGACATCATCCGGACGGTGTGGCGGAGCCGGGCGTACGGCGACTTCTACGGCTACATGCTGCTCGCCGAGGGTGCGGTCGACGCGATGGTCGAGCCGGAGCTGTCGCTGTGGGACCTGGCCGCGCTGATCCCGATCGTGACCGAGGCCGGTGGCACCTTCACCGACCTGCACGGACGTCCCGGCCCGGGTGGCGGGAGCGCGGTCGCCAGCAACGGGAAACTGCACCAGGATCTGCTCGACCGGCTCGGCTAG
- a CDS encoding DUF5709 domain-containing protein yields the protein MRDDEFPTPVSDPEAEGLPDTADDDSTARDDVETGREADGRNPAALPTDRQPLGVDRYGNTAEEQADGEPLDYKLAQERPDIPVEEPLAGPADEAISGEADSEEAAAEAQLDADVLDPGPTSDPNSPVSIYDHGNLGDAPGGGPVGRLVEPDEGARDDDETDSVAFDRGAAGGGASAEELAINETQPPP from the coding sequence ATGCGCGATGACGAGTTTCCGACGCCCGTGTCCGACCCGGAGGCGGAGGGTCTGCCCGACACCGCCGACGACGACTCGACGGCCCGTGACGACGTCGAGACCGGTCGGGAGGCGGACGGCCGGAATCCCGCCGCACTTCCCACCGACCGCCAGCCCCTCGGGGTCGACCGGTACGGCAACACCGCCGAGGAGCAGGCCGACGGTGAGCCGCTGGACTACAAGCTCGCCCAGGAACGGCCCGACATCCCGGTCGAGGAGCCGCTCGCCGGCCCGGCCGACGAGGCGATCTCCGGCGAGGCGGACAGCGAGGAGGCGGCCGCCGAGGCACAGCTCGACGCGGACGTGCTGGACCCGGGTCCGACCTCCGACCCGAACTCCCCGGTGTCGATCTACGACCACGGCAACCTCGGCGACGCGCCCGGCGGCGGGCCGGTCGGCCGGCTGGTGGAGCCGGACGAGGGGGCCCGCGACGACGACGAGACCGACTCGGTCGCCTTCGACCGGGGCGCCGCGGGCGGCGGTGCCAGTGCCGAGGAGTTGGCGATCAACGAGACCCAGCCACCGCCGTGA
- a CDS encoding DUF5931 domain-containing protein, whose product MPDSSSDAPGGRRRDPPGSLQAPLWRSIAVYRFAALAYVAVLAVRNLGDYTHPVSGAVLLLAMTGWTVLSAYAYADPAWRRWPLLLADLAVVLAVVVAAPRVVGRDVMHDGVPPPSVAWLAGPVLAWAVSGGRRRGVVAALVIGVTDLVARERFAQASLTGAALMLLAGIAVGHVVRLAVIAEERLQRAVELEAATRERERLARGIHDSVLQVLALVQRRGADLDGEAGELARLAGEQEAALRSLVASRAPDGLDRQEVDLRAMLGGYASPTVSIAAPATSVPLPAGVAGEVAAAVGAALDNVARHGGGRGWVLVEDDPAAVTVSVRDDGPGIPPGRLTEAAGQGRLGVVQSIEGRIADLGGTVRISSAPGEGTEVELRIPRGPSVPGQRTDR is encoded by the coding sequence GTGCCGGACTCGTCGAGCGACGCGCCGGGCGGGCGCCGCCGCGACCCGCCCGGCAGCCTCCAGGCGCCGCTGTGGCGGTCCATCGCCGTCTACCGGTTCGCCGCCCTGGCGTACGTCGCCGTGCTGGCGGTACGCAACCTGGGCGACTACACGCATCCGGTGTCGGGTGCGGTACTCCTGCTCGCGATGACCGGCTGGACCGTGCTCAGCGCGTACGCGTACGCCGATCCGGCCTGGCGGCGCTGGCCGCTGCTCCTGGCCGACCTGGCCGTGGTGCTGGCGGTGGTGGTCGCCGCCCCCCGGGTGGTCGGCCGGGACGTCATGCACGACGGGGTGCCCCCGCCCAGCGTCGCCTGGCTGGCCGGGCCGGTGCTCGCCTGGGCGGTCTCCGGCGGGCGGCGGCGGGGCGTGGTGGCGGCACTTGTCATCGGCGTCACCGACCTGGTGGCCCGGGAGCGGTTCGCCCAGGCGTCGCTCACCGGTGCCGCGCTGATGCTGCTGGCCGGGATCGCCGTCGGGCACGTCGTCCGGCTCGCCGTGATCGCCGAGGAGCGGTTGCAGCGGGCGGTCGAGCTGGAGGCGGCGACTCGGGAACGGGAGCGGCTGGCCCGGGGGATCCACGACTCGGTCCTCCAGGTGCTGGCCCTGGTGCAGCGCCGCGGTGCAGACCTGGACGGCGAGGCCGGCGAACTGGCCCGGCTCGCCGGTGAACAGGAGGCGGCGCTGCGGTCGCTTGTCGCCAGCCGGGCACCGGACGGGCTGGACCGGCAGGAGGTCGACCTGCGCGCGATGCTCGGCGGGTACGCCTCGCCGACCGTCTCGATCGCCGCTCCGGCGACCTCGGTACCACTGCCCGCCGGAGTCGCCGGTGAGGTCGCTGCGGCCGTCGGTGCGGCGCTCGACAACGTGGCCCGGCACGGCGGCGGACGGGGCTGGGTGCTGGTCGAGGACGATCCGGCCGCGGTCACCGTCTCGGTCCGTGACGACGGGCCGGGCATCCCGCCGGGGCGGCTGACCGAGGCGGCCGGTCAGGGGCGGCTCGGCGTGGTCCAGTCGATCGAGGGCCGGATCGCCGACCTCGGCGGCACGGTCCGGATCAGCTCCGCCCCGGGCGAGGGGACCGAAGTGGAACTCCGGATACCCCGTGGCCCGTCCGTCCCCGGGCAGCGCACGGACCGGTGA
- a CDS encoding SOS response-associated peptidase — MCGRYATTRSAADLSALFEAFDETGGRLAADYNVAPTDPVPVVRRDVDSDPPVLSVARWGLLPHWAKDTRGAARMINARAETVATTRAYAQSFARRRCLVPADGWYEWVRRDGGKQAYFMTPRDGGVLAFAGLWSRWHGAGEPLLTTSVVTTAALGELALVHDRMPLLLPRDRWADWLDGDDDPAVLLAPPDGKSLAEIEIRPVGKAVGDVRNDGPELVARVPAAPLRALPEGPMATTLF, encoded by the coding sequence ATGTGCGGCAGGTACGCCACCACCCGGAGCGCGGCCGATCTGAGCGCCCTCTTCGAGGCGTTCGACGAGACCGGTGGCCGGCTCGCCGCCGACTACAACGTGGCGCCGACCGATCCGGTGCCGGTCGTGCGGCGCGACGTCGACTCGGACCCTCCGGTGCTCTCGGTGGCCCGCTGGGGGTTGCTGCCGCACTGGGCGAAGGACACCCGGGGTGCGGCCCGCATGATCAACGCTCGCGCGGAGACGGTCGCCACCACCCGGGCGTACGCGCAGTCGTTCGCCCGGCGCCGCTGCCTCGTCCCGGCCGACGGCTGGTACGAGTGGGTCCGCCGGGACGGCGGCAAGCAGGCGTACTTCATGACTCCGCGCGACGGTGGGGTGCTCGCCTTCGCCGGTCTCTGGTCGCGTTGGCACGGCGCCGGCGAACCACTGCTGACCACGAGTGTGGTCACCACGGCCGCCCTCGGCGAACTGGCCCTGGTGCACGACCGGATGCCGCTGCTGCTGCCCCGGGACCGCTGGGCCGACTGGCTCGACGGCGACGACGACCCGGCCGTGCTGCTCGCGCCGCCGGACGGGAAATCGCTGGCCGAGATCGAGATCCGGCCGGTCGGCAAGGCCGTCGGCGACGTCCGCAACGACGGCCCGGAACTCGTCGCCCGGGTCCCCGCCGCGCCGCTGCGAGCGTTACCAGAAGGGCCGATGGCGACGACGCTGTTCTGA
- a CDS encoding glycosyltransferase produces the protein MRVGLVCAHAGPPQERRRQFAGTHQHVARVAVELTERGHDVRVYERLDDPDAPPTTEIGGYRVERVPVGPSRRAATAELVPYVPELGRWLTDRWAGEWAPEVVHGHFWVGGLAAASAVRETVIPVVQTFHSLGVEQQRHLGQAYRGPGERIPLELALTRAVDMAVAGCTDEVDELTRMGLQRASVVVVPAGVDTELFAPEGEAVSRDRRPRILAAGGLEPGHGQEDLIRAMRLVGDAELVIAGGPSADGLNNHAEARRLRKIAEASGVADQVRLVGTVPHDQMPAWYRSADVVACTPRYASAGRIPLEAMACGVPVVGYSMGGIVDTVVDEVTGRLVPPGDVRGLGVTLRRLLAADAERFAYGHAAVDRVRCSYTWDRTAGALERLYERVVRRRQPAPS, from the coding sequence ATGCGCGTTGGCCTCGTCTGCGCACACGCCGGCCCGCCGCAGGAGCGTCGCCGTCAGTTCGCCGGCACGCACCAGCACGTGGCCCGGGTGGCCGTGGAACTGACCGAACGGGGCCACGACGTCCGCGTGTACGAGCGGCTCGACGACCCGGACGCGCCACCGACCACCGAGATCGGCGGGTACCGGGTGGAACGGGTGCCGGTCGGGCCGTCCCGGCGGGCCGCCACCGCCGAGCTGGTGCCGTACGTGCCGGAACTCGGCCGCTGGCTCACGGACCGCTGGGCCGGGGAGTGGGCGCCCGAGGTGGTGCACGGGCACTTCTGGGTCGGCGGGCTGGCGGCGGCGAGCGCCGTCCGGGAGACCGTCATCCCGGTCGTGCAGACCTTCCACTCCCTCGGCGTCGAGCAGCAGCGCCACCTCGGCCAGGCGTACCGCGGCCCGGGTGAGCGGATCCCGCTGGAGCTGGCGCTGACCAGGGCGGTCGACATGGCGGTGGCCGGGTGCACCGACGAGGTCGACGAGCTGACCCGAATGGGTCTGCAGCGCGCCTCCGTGGTGGTGGTGCCGGCGGGCGTGGACACCGAACTCTTCGCCCCGGAGGGCGAGGCGGTTTCCCGGGACCGGCGACCACGCATCCTGGCCGCCGGCGGGCTGGAGCCCGGACACGGGCAGGAGGACCTGATCCGGGCGATGCGGCTGGTCGGGGACGCCGAGCTGGTGATCGCCGGCGGCCCGTCCGCCGACGGCCTCAACAACCACGCCGAGGCCCGGCGGCTGCGGAAGATCGCCGAGGCCAGCGGGGTCGCCGACCAGGTCCGGCTGGTCGGCACGGTGCCGCACGACCAGATGCCCGCCTGGTACCGCTCGGCGGACGTGGTGGCCTGCACCCCCCGGTACGCCTCCGCCGGCCGTATCCCGCTGGAGGCGATGGCCTGCGGGGTGCCGGTGGTCGGCTACTCGATGGGCGGCATCGTGGACACCGTGGTCGACGAGGTCACCGGCCGGCTCGTCCCGCCCGGCGACGTACGCGGCCTCGGGGTGACCCTGCGCCGGCTGCTCGCCGCCGACGCGGAGCGGTTCGCGTACGGGCACGCGGCGGTGGACCGGGTGCGGTGCAGTTACACCTGGGACCGTACGGCCGGCGCGCTGGAGCGCCTCTACGAGCGGGTGGTGCGCCGCCGCCAGCCCGCCCCGAGCTGA
- a CDS encoding ATP-binding protein: MSDTDPLAPTAVASDGSPPLLAETFDGDRVTELRHTVTACAGEAGLDGTRLDDFVLAVNELITNAVRHGGGQGWLRLWRTGEILYCLVSDNGAGIRTERIDDRRRPAPEIAGGWGLWLARQLSDEMLVRSGPEGTTVRISANLTDAGAGDSGT, encoded by the coding sequence ATGAGCGACACAGATCCCCTCGCGCCCACGGCTGTCGCCTCGGACGGGTCACCGCCACTGCTCGCCGAGACCTTCGACGGCGACCGGGTGACCGAGCTCCGGCACACCGTGACGGCGTGCGCGGGGGAAGCCGGTCTCGACGGGACACGGCTGGACGACTTCGTACTCGCCGTCAACGAGCTGATCACCAACGCGGTACGCCACGGCGGCGGGCAGGGCTGGCTGCGCCTGTGGCGTACCGGCGAAATTCTCTACTGCCTCGTCTCCGACAACGGTGCCGGCATCCGGACCGAACGGATCGACGACCGGCGGCGACCGGCTCCGGAGATCGCCGGCGGCTGGGGGCTCTGGCTGGCCCGGCAGCTCAGCGACGAGATGCTTGTGCGCAGCGGTCCGGAGGGCACCACCGTGCGGATCAGCGCCAACCTGACCGACGCCGGTGCCGGTGACTCCGGCACCTGA
- a CDS encoding DUF2087 domain-containing protein — protein sequence MATEPISDVSPEVLIGLLAEPDRLAVFAAVVLGAGGPAEVAERTGLPARTVHAALRRLESGGLVETVDDRTVALVGAFKEAVRAHPPTPAVPDAELDPDRATAAVLRSFVRGGRITQLPAAQGKRRLLLEHVVTTFVPGVRYSEREVNALLRAWHDDYAALRRYLVDEVLLTRRDGVYWRSGGPVDIDPGPTATDPDGLPG from the coding sequence GTGGCCACCGAACCGATTTCCGACGTCTCTCCCGAAGTACTGATCGGCCTGCTCGCCGAGCCGGACCGGCTGGCCGTCTTCGCCGCCGTGGTGCTCGGCGCGGGCGGTCCGGCCGAGGTGGCGGAGCGGACCGGGCTGCCCGCCCGGACCGTGCACGCCGCGCTGCGCCGGCTGGAGTCCGGCGGCCTGGTCGAGACCGTGGACGACCGGACGGTCGCCCTGGTCGGCGCGTTCAAGGAGGCGGTACGCGCCCACCCGCCGACCCCGGCCGTGCCCGACGCGGAGCTGGACCCGGACCGGGCCACCGCCGCGGTGCTCCGATCCTTCGTCCGGGGCGGCCGGATCACCCAACTGCCGGCCGCGCAGGGCAAGCGCCGGTTGCTGCTGGAGCACGTCGTGACGACCTTCGTCCCCGGGGTGCGCTATTCCGAGCGGGAGGTGAACGCCCTGCTCCGGGCCTGGCACGACGACTACGCCGCGCTGCGCCGCTATCTCGTCGACGAGGTGCTGCTGACCCGCCGGGACGGCGTCTACTGGCGCAGCGGCGGCCCGGTCGACATCGATCCCGGCCCGACCGCCACCGACCCCGACGGCCTGCCCGGCTAG
- the rsgA gene encoding ribosome small subunit-dependent GTPase A: MDGFVVAVDRGRYTCVTGDDPAGGRGDRSGPGNGAGAGVEAGDGAGTVTAMRARELGRKSVVVGDRVALVGDTSGTAGALARIVRIAERTSVLRRTADDDESTAEGRLERVVVANADQLVIVSSLADPPPRTGFIDRCLVAAYDADIEPLLCLTKSDLATPEGVLGYYAELDLPHVLVGPDSDLDELRGLLAERLSVLVGHSGVGKSTLVNRLVPEADRAVGTVSAIGRGRHTSTSAVALRLPSLAGPAGSKAGKGGGRRTPHPGWIVDTPGVRSFGLAHVSAASLLHGFPDLVEGTVECPPNCEHTSDEADCALDAWVAAGNADPRRLASYRRLLASRAGETE, translated from the coding sequence GTGGACGGATTCGTGGTCGCCGTGGACCGGGGCCGCTACACCTGCGTCACCGGCGACGACCCAGCGGGCGGCCGGGGTGACCGGTCCGGCCCCGGTAACGGCGCGGGGGCTGGCGTCGAGGCGGGGGACGGCGCGGGGACGGTGACCGCGATGCGGGCCCGGGAGCTGGGCCGCAAGTCGGTGGTCGTCGGCGACCGGGTGGCCCTGGTCGGGGACACCTCCGGCACGGCCGGCGCGCTGGCCCGGATCGTCCGGATCGCCGAGCGGACCTCGGTGCTGCGGCGTACCGCCGACGACGACGAGAGCACCGCCGAGGGGCGGCTCGAACGGGTGGTGGTGGCCAACGCCGACCAGCTCGTGATCGTCAGTTCGCTGGCCGACCCGCCGCCCCGGACCGGGTTCATCGACCGCTGCCTGGTGGCGGCGTACGACGCCGACATCGAGCCGCTGCTCTGCCTGACCAAGTCCGACCTGGCCACTCCGGAGGGGGTGCTCGGCTACTACGCGGAGCTGGACCTGCCGCACGTACTCGTCGGGCCCGACTCGGACCTCGACGAGCTGCGCGGGCTGCTCGCCGAGCGCCTGTCGGTGCTGGTCGGGCACTCCGGGGTGGGCAAGTCGACGCTTGTCAACCGGCTGGTGCCGGAGGCGGACCGGGCGGTCGGCACGGTCAGCGCGATCGGCCGGGGCCGGCACACCTCCACCAGCGCGGTCGCGCTCCGCCTGCCGTCGCTTGCCGGGCCGGCCGGGTCCAAGGCGGGTAAGGGTGGCGGCCGGCGTACCCCGCACCCCGGCTGGATCGTCGACACCCCGGGGGTACGCAGCTTCGGCCTGGCGCACGTCTCCGCCGCGAGCCTGCTGCACGGCTTTCCCGACCTGGTGGAGGGGACCGTGGAGTGCCCGCCGAACTGCGAGCACACCTCGGACGAGGCGGACTGTGCGTTGGACGCCTGGGTGGCGGCCGGCAACGCCGACCCGCGCCGGCTGGCGTCGTACCGCCGGTTGCTGGCCTCCCGGGCCGGCGAGACCGAATAG
- the aroA gene encoding 3-phosphoshikimate 1-carboxyvinyltransferase translates to MPNLTAVRPLEPWTAPTATDPVASTLRLPGSKSLTARALVLSAVADGPSTLRQPLRARDTELMAAGLRAMGAHVSTVDDERWLVRPHPFRGPAHVDVGLSGTVMRFVPPVAGLAEGPVTFDGDPHTRTRPLGPLVEALRSIGVGIDTTEGASLPLTVRGAGRVAGGEVVLDASASSQFVSGLLLGAARFERGIVVRHVGPPVPSAPHLRMTVQMLRAAGAAVDDATPDVWTVEPGRLSGRGWDIEPDLSGAVPFFAAALVTGGGVTLLGWPRSSLQPVDTLRDLLSRMGGEVTLGTDGLTVRGTGTIRGLDADLSDVSEFTPVLAALAVLADSPSRLRGVGHIRGHETDRLAALARELNGLGAEVTDTADGLEIRPRPLRGGTFRTYADHRMAHAAAVIGLTVPGIGLDDVACTSKTMPEFPALWSTMVTGGDGRR, encoded by the coding sequence GTGCCGAACCTGACGGCGGTCCGCCCGCTCGAACCCTGGACCGCGCCGACCGCGACCGACCCGGTCGCCTCGACGCTGCGGCTGCCCGGTTCCAAGTCGCTGACCGCCCGCGCCCTGGTGCTCAGCGCGGTGGCCGACGGCCCCTCCACGCTGCGCCAGCCGCTGCGCGCCCGGGACACCGAGCTGATGGCCGCCGGGCTGCGCGCGATGGGCGCACACGTCTCCACAGTGGATGACGAGCGCTGGCTGGTCCGGCCGCACCCGTTCCGGGGCCCGGCGCACGTCGACGTGGGGCTCTCTGGCACGGTCATGCGGTTCGTGCCGCCGGTCGCCGGGCTGGCCGAGGGGCCGGTCACCTTCGACGGCGACCCGCACACCCGGACCCGCCCGCTCGGCCCGCTGGTCGAGGCGCTGCGCTCCATCGGGGTGGGCATCGACACCACCGAGGGCGCCAGCCTGCCGCTGACGGTGCGCGGCGCCGGGCGGGTGGCCGGCGGCGAGGTGGTGCTCGACGCCTCGGCCTCCAGCCAGTTCGTCTCCGGGCTGCTGCTCGGCGCCGCCCGGTTCGAGCGCGGGATCGTGGTCCGGCACGTCGGGCCGCCGGTGCCGTCCGCGCCGCACCTGCGGATGACCGTGCAGATGCTCCGGGCCGCCGGTGCCGCCGTCGACGACGCCACCCCGGACGTCTGGACGGTGGAGCCGGGTCGGCTCTCCGGACGCGGCTGGGACATCGAACCAGACCTCTCCGGCGCGGTGCCGTTCTTCGCCGCCGCGCTTGTCACCGGCGGCGGCGTCACCCTGCTCGGCTGGCCGCGCAGCAGCCTGCAACCGGTCGACACGCTGCGGGACCTGCTCTCCCGGATGGGTGGCGAGGTGACGCTGGGCACCGACGGCCTGACGGTGCGCGGCACCGGGACGATCCGCGGGCTGGACGCCGACCTCTCCGACGTCAGCGAGTTCACGCCGGTGCTGGCCGCCCTCGCCGTACTGGCCGACTCGCCGTCCCGGCTGCGCGGGGTGGGACACATCCGGGGACACGAGACCGACCGGCTGGCCGCGCTGGCCCGGGAGCTGAACGGGCTCGGCGCCGAGGTCACCGACACCGCCGACGGGCTGGAGATCCGACCTCGACCGCTGCGTGGCGGCACGTTCCGGACCTACGCCGACCACCGGATGGCGCACGCGGCAGCGGTGATCGGGCTCACAGTGCCGGGGATCGGGTTGGACGACGTGGCATGTACCTCGAAGACCATGCCCGAGTTCCCGGCACTATGGTCGACGATGGTGACCGGCGGCGACGGGCGCCGATAG